The Nitrososphaerota archaeon sequence ATCACCATCAATAATTATTACTCCTATATTTTTTCCAGTTTTTTTAAATATTTCTTCTTTAATTTTATTAGCTAATTTATCAGGATTACTTAATGGAAGAGAAACATATGTATAAGGTAAATTGCTTGCATCAATTCCGCCTTCTGAAAAATGTCTTAAAGATTCTAAAAACCCTACATAACTTAAAGTTACTTGCTTATGATATGTACCATATTCAATTGGATAATTTCTAAGTCTTAAGATATTCTTCTTTTTCAAAAAACATATAATACTTAAAAAATATCCCCATACAATTCTCATCCAAACTCGAGCTAAAAATTTAGCTAATAAGCTTGGTTTTACATTTTTTTCATCAATTATTCTACCTAATGCAATAGAAAGAGCTTTTTCAGATAAAATTATAATATCTCCATCATGAATTTTATTTTCTAAAGTATCAATAATAGTTTTTAAAAGATTTATTCCTGGTCGCCAATAATTTGTATTAATACTAATGAATTTATAGGAATTTTTAAATTTCATTTTTATCAATTCTTTTTAAGTTTAAATTATTTGATTGAAAATTCAAAAGTAATAAAAATAAAAGGAGTAAAAGATACGAAGT is a genomic window containing:
- a CDS encoding coenzyme F420-0:L-glutamate ligase, with the protein product MKFKNSYKFISINTNYWRPGINLLKTIIDTLENKIHDGDIIILSEKALSIALGRIIDEKNVKPSLLAKFLARVWMRIVWGYFLSIICFLKKKNILRLRNYPIEYGTYHKQVTLSYVGFLESLRHFSEGGIDASNLPYTYVSLPLSNPDKLANKIKEEIFKKTGKNIGVIIIDGDSTFNFKNFFLSPRKTNIKNLKYFTGFFSFIIGRFFKLEKHATPLAISNVNLDFNTIMKIVDKANKLMGHGAGETVWDMAKKFKVKPYEITWEMLEKVKHKPIIICRFKRK